From Paenibacillus physcomitrellae, the proteins below share one genomic window:
- a CDS encoding TetR/AcrR family transcriptional regulator — MRKAVSRDQYLMKIKPVIRHTKFSQLKIDEIAKYMDISKVTLYKHFSSKDEIIQEVVDYSVNFLDEVDQVIEDENLSYIKRFQKTFIQSLVCVIYITDLFLDDLKEFYPHHFDALSAAMQDRNKKLQAFFESGMEQGIFNRMNAVLFMVQDDAMLRRLMEPSFSIQYDVTLKQAVMDFYQMKKYQLLKPEYLDQADDSSVEKRVVQILQTVSVNY; from the coding sequence GTGAGAAAAGCCGTCAGCAGAGATCAATATCTCATGAAAATAAAGCCCGTTATCAGGCATACCAAATTCAGCCAATTAAAAATAGATGAAATCGCTAAGTATATGGACATCAGCAAAGTGACGTTGTATAAGCATTTTTCTTCCAAAGACGAGATCATTCAGGAGGTTGTAGATTATTCGGTCAATTTTCTGGATGAGGTGGATCAGGTGATTGAGGATGAAAATCTCTCGTACATTAAACGATTTCAAAAGACGTTTATCCAGTCGCTTGTCTGCGTCATTTATATTACGGATTTGTTTTTGGACGATCTTAAGGAGTTTTATCCTCATCATTTTGATGCTCTTTCCGCCGCCATGCAGGATAGGAACAAAAAGCTGCAGGCCTTCTTTGAATCAGGAATGGAGCAGGGGATCTTCAACCGGATGAATGCCGTACTGTTTATGGTTCAGGACGACGCCATGCTGCGGCGCCTGATGGAGCCGTCTTTTTCAATCCAATATGATGTAACGCTCAAGCAAGCTGTCATGGACTTTTATCAGATGAAGAAGTATCAGCTGCTAAAACCCGAATATTTGGATCAGGCAGACGATTCCTCAGTGGAAAAACGTGTCGTTCAGATTTTGCAAACCGTTTCTGTCAATTATTAG